The genome window TAATATTCTAAATATCAACTACTTAGAATCAACCGGACAAATTGTCCGGACAAATTCAATTTGTCCGTGTTTTAAAAAATAGCTATAATCTGCTCTTTTCTGCATTACCAGCACCCGTACCCTTATACTTGCTCTTGGTGGCATTGAAGTTATAAGTTACATTGACCAAGAACATGCGGGTATTATCTATACCGGTTCTGGTGAAGTGCGCATACGAATTATTATATTTCCAACTCTCGTTCTGACCATGAAGCAAATCCTCTGCTTCCAGTCTCACAACCAGTCGGTTGTTCAGGAATGACTTTGAAATAGACGCATCCAGGGAATTCCATGCATAGTTGACACCCAATTCACGATAATTACGCGACTGGTAAGAGTATTCCAATCGAGCCTTCCAATGATGTGGCAATACCCAGGTATTCTCCAAATCCAGATAGAGAGAAGGACGGTTGGCATTATAGTCGCTGACATATTTGCTGGCATCAAAGAACTGATTGACCAGACCTACCGTATAGTCAAGATGCCATAAGCCTATCACCGGAGTAGCCTCAAGATAGAACTTCAGGTTCTGAATCTTATCTACATTCTCGTAATATGACAGGGCTATATCCTTATTGCCCTGGAATGGCTTCATCATATATACCGAAGCATTCTTGTTGTAAATATATTCAGCAGAGAAACTCAGCCAGGAATATTGCGCATCCCATTCCAGATGATAGGCATCCGTTGGTCGCAAGTTCGGATTACCGCTTTCATAGGAATGACGACTCGTATATCGGGTATAACCGGAAAGACGGAAGTAACTTGGTCGATAGGTCTTCGCCGTGAAACTCAACGAAGAATGCCACTTGCCCTTGTCATATCCCAAGGATACATTAGGAAATACATTATCATACTTTCTGCTCATATCCGGATTGAGCACTCCTTCGGCATAATAGTCTGATTTTACATGCTCATATCTCACACCGGCATTCAGAGAATAATCTCCCAACGACCATGCAGCCTCAGCAAAAGCGGCTATGTTCTGTTCCTTGATTCTGGAATCATTGGATGCAGCCACACCACCCTCGTTCTGGTTGTTGGTATGACTATCAGAATTTGTGTATTCCGAACCAAAGTCTATGTTCAACTGGTCGGTCAAAGGATAAGAAACAACCAATTTACCAGCAAGCAACTTTCCTTTGGTATGACTATCTGAACATACAATCTGGTCGCCCAACTCAGTACTGGTTTCTGTGGCTTTCTGTATCTGGTCTTTCGTCCGCCACATAGCAGATGCATTCAGGTCTATACTCCACTTGCCTATCTTACCATCATAATAAAAGTCAGCCTGATGAATAGGAGTCTGCTTGGAATCTGACTCATCGTTGAGATAATTTACATCTCCCTGGTGAACTCCATCCTGAAAGATGGAATAGTTATTCTGATCAGTAAAATACTTGGTATAGCCAGAACCAAACTTATACTTCAGACCGATGGTATGATTTTCGTTGAATTCATAATTGAAACCCAGATTGGCATCAGGTCCATAATTTCTAGCATCTATGCGCCCTGCAGATTTTTGATATATCTGATGCTGATTTCCATTGATATATTCATCCAATCCCAACTTATCATAGAAATACGAATCTGACCACATCAATCCACCGAATACATCCAGTCCACCCACACGGTAATTGAGATTAGCCTGCTCTTGCCAGGCATTCTTCATGGCAAAGCCATATTTTGCCTGGAAATTACCACTCCATCCATAACCTTGCTTCTTGACCGTAGTAATACGAATCACCGAATTGACCTGGGCATCATACTGAGCACCGGGAGTCGTGATAACCGTCACGTTCTTCACATCCTTTGAAGATATGGTTTGCAATTCATTTTTGTCGGTCAGCTTTCTGCCATTGACATAAATCTCCGGTGTGCCTTTTCCGAACACCGAACAGTTTCCATTCTTATCTACACGCACTCTTGGAACCTGCTTCAACAAGTCGGCAACCATACCCGCATCACTCAGTATCGTACCCTGCACCTGGGTTTGGAATCCCTCGCGAGTCAGTTTTGTCTTGGGGCGAACCGCCTTTACTATCACCTTCTGCAGGTTCAACGTAGCCTCCTTCAGGGTAATTGAACCAATCTTACCTGTATTATATGTATTGCTTGTCGTAATATAGCCCACGCAACTTACTCTTACTATCGCCTTTCTCGCTCCGCAGGGAATCACGAACTGGCCGTTCTCATTCGTCACACCGCCATTAATCAATGAAGAGTCACGAACATTCAGCAGGGCTACATTGGCGAAATCTACAGGGCGATGATGCGTATCCACAATGCGACCTATCATCTTGGTGGGAGTCTTCTGCGTACACTCCACAAAGATGTTTTCGCCATCTATCGTCATCTTCATCGGATAGAAGCCCATAATCTGGCGGATGGCATCCGGAGCAGTTCGCTTCACGATACTCGTGGTAACCGTGAAATCCTCCAGTTCATCATACATAAAGTTGATACGATAATCCTTGGTGCTCTTGGCAAGGATGGTGAGCGCTTCTGACATAGAACTGTTGCGGAAGCTGCGGGTGATGCGTTGGGCATAGATGGTCTGAAGAGAAAGGCTCATCAGACCTGCCAGCAGCATGATATATCTTAATCTTTTCATCTTATTCCACGATTAAAGTTTGACCTTCATGACGAATATTCACTTTCTCGAAATGATTCAACAGTTCGATGATATCATCCAGACTCATGTTCTTCTCCAGTTGCAGGAAGAGACGGATGTGGCGAGCCGACTCATTCTGATAAGTTACCTGGAGATGAAAATGCCCGGCAATAGGAGTCAGGATATTCTGAAGCTCAGCGTTTTCGTAAACCAATGGGAGCTGGGCAAGACTTGCAGAATCTGTCTTTTCTTCTATGTTGGATTTCTGAGGAGCAGAAACCTGCTGGATAGAATCCTTTCGGGATGCCACGAGTTCGGTATTGTTCTTATCAGATGGCTGATGAGAACGGGTTACCAGATGAATGGCAGCAAAGGTGATACCGGAGACGACAAGGACGGCTGCAACGGCAGCCACCTTTCTCATCGGACTCCAGAGAGGAAACAGCTTGGCAGTTTGCTGGGTTTCTGCATTCTGATTCATCTCTTCTTTCTGCTGCTTTTCTTCTTTCAGCTTCATCTCGTCTTTCAGCTTCTCCCATTCTGCATCAATCGAAGGCATCTTCATCCCTTCCTTCGACTTGCCGAAATCCAGAGACTGTCGGGTCTCTATCAGCTGCTGATAGAGTTCGTTCACTTCCTCATCGCCCAGAAGTTCATCCTTTTGGGTTTCGGAATACTTTTCGGGATGCTCCAGGAGATTGAGGAGCAAATCCCATTTCTGAGAATCCATCTTCTGAGGATTTATGTCAGATAATTCATGTTTCATTTTCTTTTCCTTTCTTCATTTTAGGGTTATTGTTTTCCTTTCAACTTTTCTCTGAGCGTTCGCAAACCTTTCACGATATGCTTGTTCACTGCCGAGACGCTGATGCCCAGTTCCTCCGCCGTATCCTTATACGACATTCCTTCCCGATAGCACAATCGGATGACGGAAGCAGTCTGGTCGGTCAGGTCATGGTCGATGCAATCCACGGCAGCCTGCCATCGCTCTTCCAGACGAGAAGGTTCTTCCTCCGTCAATTTCTCTTCCGAGAGAGGGAGAAGCCGTTTCAGTCTTTCATCTCTCTTCTTTCTGGCTATAAGATTGATGCAGGCATTCTTCACGCTCCGCATCAGGTAAGCCCGGTCTGGAAGCAGCTGTTTATCCCACAATCTGGAGAACACATCACTCACCACATCCCTCGCCTCCTCATTATCATGAAGCAAGGCAAAGGCGAAGCGATACATCTGCTCGTAATGGTCGTGGAACAGCCGTTCCATCCGCTGTTCATTTTCTTCTGTCATCACGTCATTTTCTTCTTGTTTCTACTCTTATATACAAGCTTTCCGGAAATCAATTACCCCTAAAATGAAGAAATCTTCTATTTTCTTTGGAAAAACCGATGCAAAGGTAATAAAAAACACCATAAAACCAAGTATTTTGAACTATTATTGCAAGAAAACCCTGCAAAAACTTGGAACATAAAAAATAAAATCGTATATTTGTGGCAAAAATGGAAAGATAATGAAAACGACAAACGATTATATTACCATACTTCGCAAATACCTGAGCACCAAAGCTGATGCTTATGGTATTACAAAGATTGGAATCTTTGGATCTGTTGCTAGAAACGAACAGACCGAAGACAGCGATGTTGATGTTTGTGTGGAAATGAAAAAGCCAGACTTATTTACAATGGTTCACATCAAGGAAGAACTGCAAGAGCTCTTTGGTAAGCCTGTAGATATTGTCCGACTTCGCAATAACATGAATCCGATGCTTTTGAAGCAAATTAAAAGAGATGGAATCTATGCATGACGAAGAACTAATCATCACTATTTTGACATAGATGAATCTATTGTCTTTGATGTAGTCAAGAACAAACTCCCTGGAATGTTAGAAACAATCAATAAGATGATAGAAGAATTATAAGAAACATCGGTCAAGCAAAGAGCAAACCAATATGGTTTTGCCTTCGCTTGACCGATTGTCATATATTCATTGTTTTAAGAGAGTTTCTTTCTGGAAAAAGCTACATGAAGCGATTATAATCTCATAAAGAATCCGTGTAATCTCTCCCGATGTCCTTGAAATTACATGGCGACGCAGGAATATCTGTGTCGTGATGTAGGAAAGATTACGTCGCAATGTGGTAAAGTCTACATCGGGACGTAATTTTTGGGGGTATCTATAAGGTTTCATATCAGATTCTTTTTTGATTTAACATCGAGCTTATACGCACACGAAAAAGTTTTTTTCATATACATCAGTTTTTCTTTTTTCTGTTTCTAATTCTCTATACAGTTGAGCCAAGCGAAAAACTAAGCAAAACATAGATTATTTTCGAAAAACCTATGCAAAGGTAATAAAAAACTAGAAAAAAGCTTGCTCTTTCGAATAAAAAGTGTATCTTTGCACCAAGAAACAACATCATTATATTATGGGTAAACGAGCCATCATAGAAGCTTTACGCCATTATTTCAGCACCCAACCCGTACTGAAAGCCTGGCTGTTCGGTTCTTTCTCCAGAGGGGAAGAAACGAAGGATAGCGATGTCGATATTATGGTTTCTTTGGACAAGAGCAAACCTATTGGTTTAAAATTCTTCGGCATGTGGAGTGATTTGGAAGAACTCTTAGGTAGAAAAGTTGATTTGGTATCAGAAGGAACCTTACTCCCTTTTGCACAGGAATCAGTAGAACGTGATAAAATCTTAGTTTATGAGAGAACGAAGTAGAGATAAAAACCGCTTAGAGCATATGCTCCAGGCGATAGAAAGAATCTGCCGATATACAAAAGGTAAAAACTTTGAGGATTTTATCGCAGACGACATGATGTATTACGCAGTAGTCAAGAACATCGAAATTCTTGGAGAAGCTTCGAATATGCTTACCGAAGAATTTCGACAAGCACATCCTAAGACTCCTTGGAAACAAGTGAACGGCATGAGGAACTATATCGTTCATGAATATTTTCAAGTTGATAACAACGTTGTTTGGGACGTGATTACAAACGACCTTCCGATATTAGAGCAACAAATAAAGGAGTATCTAACTGAAGAAAAATAAAAACATCGGCCAAGCAAAGAGCAAACCAACATGGTTTTGCCTTCGCTTGACCGATTGTCATATATTCATTGTTTATTAAGAGAGTTTCTTCCTAACAAGAACTACAAGTGGCTCTTTTCTTCATTGCCGGCTCCTGTGCCTTTGTACTTGCTGTTAACAGAGTTGAAACGATAGCTTATAGTTAGCTTAACAGCTTGCGAATCGCTATAGTTCCATTTATCGAGCAACATACTTGTACCATAGGTAAACATAGAGTTACGGGCTGTACGAAAGACATCCGTTGCCTGAAATTGAAAAGTCCATTGTTTAAACTTCTTTGTTATTCCCAAATTCAACTGAAAACTCGGCTTCAGGGTTGCTATCGTATTATCACCAGAAGTATGCCCTATCATATCAGCCGTCAGTATATAACCTTTTGAAATAGAGAAAGAATTAAACCAATTGGTCATCAACAACGGATTGTTCAACTTAAGCATTTGCCCATAATGAACCATTTCAAAATTCTGTCCCATCAATACCAAAGACAAGCGAGGAGACCAAATCCCTATACTTGGCGACAATGATAGAACTGCCGTATATGTATTCATGTGGGAACGATTGACATTCGTTAGAATGTTGAGCGGTTTACCTTCACCCGGCTGCAAATCTATCGTATTCACTATGAAGTCATTGATATGTTGAAAACTGAAATTTAAATATACCCATTTGTATAATCCTGCGAAGGTTATGTCATGGATAATTTCAGGCTTCAGAAGAGGATTTCCCTTTTCATAAGTGAAGACGTCATCATATTGCATATTGCTGCTCAATTCCTGATAAGACGGACGACGAGTCTTCATCGTATAATCCAACGAGAAATTGGCTTTGCCTATCGGAAATGATAAACTTGCATTCGGAAACAATTTATCATACCGACGACTTTGTCCATCAATCCAGATTCCTTTCTCATAATAATCAGAAACGGTATGTTCATACCTCAGACCTGCTTCTAAATCAATTTTTCCCAATGGAAGATAACAGGTCAAGAATCCAGCCAACTTATTTTCCCTGATATGGTCATCTGTAGAAGCTATTATCTGTTCCACATTGTTGTACGTTTCCTTGCGGTCTGTATAGATAAACTCACCACCACCTTCTAGCTTTCCTTTCCCAACAGGATAAGACAGCGCCAATTTAGAAGCAGCCATTACATTGTCCGCCTTGTTTGTGCTGTTAACATTACTTTCACCAGAAGCACTACTCTGCTCCTTAATATTCTGCACAGCCTTGTTCTGGCTAACAACCAAGTCATTATCAAAAACGACATTCCATTTTCCGAATTCTCCCCGATAATAAGCATTCACATAATGAGCAGGAGGCGTCTTGCGATTCCATTTCATATCATAGGATATGGATTCCAACTCTGTCCCATTCTTCATTACACGTTGATATGTAGGCCATGAAGCAGTACTATTTGGTAAAAAGTTTACATTATAAGTAGCACCTATGGAATGTTTCTCATTGAAGACATAATTGAAACCTATCTTTGTGGCAATTTGGGCTTTGCTTTTGGGGAATATCCCGATGTCGCTATGCATTTGTCACATATCTCCATCTTTAATGACAGTCTTTTTATCTATCTGATGCTGATACCTTTGCGTCAAATCATAATAAAGACTTCCGAATATATCTAGTCCTCCTCTACGCCAGTTTAAATTACCACCCTCAGACAAAGATGTAGAATGTCCCTGCCGAGCCATAGAAGTAAACCCACCGCTCAGTCCATCACCTTGTTTCTTATTCGTTCTGATCACAATGACAGCCTTTACCGTAGCATCATATTTTGCTCCAGGATTGTTGTTGAGAGTTACGGAGGCGATGTCTTTGGAACTTATTCTATCCAGTTCCCCCTCATCCGTCAACTTCCTTCCATTCACATATACCAATGCTTCACCCTTGCCATAAACACGATATTTTCCATCACTGCCATAAACACTCGGCACTTGCGCCATAACATCGTTGGCAGTACCAGCTTCGCTCAAAGGTGTTCCTTTCACCTGAGTAACAAGTCCTTCATTCGTCATCTCAAAGGTTTTACGATGTCCTTTTACAACCACCTTCTGCAGGTTCATTGTTGCCTCCTTCAGAGTTATTGTCCCTATCTTGCCTATATTATATGTATTGCTTGTCGTAATATAGCCCACGCAACTTACTCTAACTATCGCCTTTGTGGCTCCGCAGGGAATCACGAACTGGCCGTTCTCATTCGTCACGCCACCATTAATCAAAGAAGAGTCACGAACATTCAGCAGGGCTACATTGGCGAAATCTATAGGGCGATGATGCGTATCAACAATGCGACCTATCATCTTGGTGGGAGTTTTCTGCGCACACTCCACCATGATATTATCCTCCACCTGCGTCATCCTGATGGGATAGAATCCTATCAGCTGCATAATGGCATCGGGAACACTCTGGTTTCTGATGCTCTTGGTCACCCTGAAATCCTCCAGTTCATC of Segatella copri contains these proteins:
- a CDS encoding TonB-dependent receptor domain-containing protein → MKRLRYIMLLAGLMSLSLQTIYAQRITRSFRNSSMSEALTILAKSTKDYRINFMYDELEDFTVTTSIVKRTAPDAIRQIMGFYPMKMTIDGENIFVECTQKTPTKMIGRIVDTHHRPVDFANVALLNVRDSSLINGGVTNENGQFVIPCGARKAIVRVSCVGYITTSNTYNTGKIGSITLKEATLNLQKVIVKAVRPKTKLTREGFQTQVQGTILSDAGMVADLLKQVPRVRVDKNGNCSVFGKGTPEIYVNGRKLTDKNELQTISSKDVKNVTVITTPGAQYDAQVNSVIRITTVKKQGYGWSGNFQAKYGFAMKNAWQEQANLNYRVGGLDVFGGLMWSDSYFYDKLGLDEYINGNQHQIYQKSAGRIDARNYGPDANLGFNYEFNENHTIGLKYKFGSGYTKYFTDQNNYSIFQDGVHQGDVNYLNDESDSKQTPIHQADFYYDGKIGKWSIDLNASAMWRTKDQIQKATETSTELGDQIVCSDSHTKGKLLAGKLVVSYPLTDQLNIDFGSEYTNSDSHTNNQNEGGVAASNDSRIKEQNIAAFAEAAWSLGDYSLNAGVRYEHVKSDYYAEGVLNPDMSRKYDNVFPNVSLGYDKGKWHSSLSFTAKTYRPSYFRLSGYTRYTSRHSYESGNPNLRPTDAYHLEWDAQYSWLSFSAEYIYNKNASVYMMKPFQGNKDIALSYYENVDKIQNLKFYLEATPVIGLWHLDYTVGLVNQFFDASKYVSDYNANRPSLYLDLENTWVLPHHWKARLEYSYQSRNYRELGVNYAWNSLDASISKSFLNNRLVVRLEAEDLLHGQNESWKYNNSYAHFTRTGIDNTRMFLVNVTYNFNATKSKYKGTGAGNAEKSRL
- a CDS encoding DUF4974 domain-containing protein, with product MKHELSDINPQKMDSQKWDLLLNLLEHPEKYSETQKDELLGDEEVNELYQQLIETRQSLDFGKSKEGMKMPSIDAEWEKLKDEMKLKEEKQQKEEMNQNAETQQTAKLFPLWSPMRKVAAVAAVLVVSGITFAAIHLVTRSHQPSDKNNTELVASRKDSIQQVSAPQKSNIEEKTDSASLAQLPLVYENAELQNILTPIAGHFHLQVTYQNESARHIRLFLQLEKNMSLDDIIELLNHFEKVNIRHEGQTLIVE
- a CDS encoding RNA polymerase sigma factor — protein: MTEENEQRMERLFHDHYEQMYRFAFALLHDNEEARDVVSDVFSRLWDKQLLPDRAYLMRSVKNACINLIARKKRDERLKRLLPLSEEKLTEEEPSRLEERWQAAVDCIDHDLTDQTASVIRLCYREGMSYKDTAEELGISVSAVNKHIVKGLRTLREKLKGKQ
- a CDS encoding nucleotidyltransferase family protein, yielding MKTTNDYITILRKYLSTKADAYGITKIGIFGSVARNEQTEDSDVDVCVEMKKPDLFTMVHIKEELQELFGKPVDIVRLRNNMNPMLLKQIKRDGIYA
- a CDS encoding nucleotidyltransferase family protein, coding for MGKRAIIEALRHYFSTQPVLKAWLFGSFSRGEETKDSDVDIMVSLDKSKPIGLKFFGMWSDLEELLGRKVDLVSEGTLLPFAQESVERDKILVYERTK
- a CDS encoding HepT-like ribonuclease domain-containing protein, producing MRERSRDKNRLEHMLQAIERICRYTKGKNFEDFIADDMMYYAVVKNIEILGEASNMLTEEFRQAHPKTPWKQVNGMRNYIVHEYFQVDNNVVWDVITNDLPILEQQIKEYLTEEK
- a CDS encoding outer membrane beta-barrel family protein produces the protein MHSDIGIFPKSKAQIATKIGFNYVFNEKHSIGATYNVNFLPNSTASWPTYQRVMKNGTELESISYDMKWNRKTPPAHYVNAYYRGEFGKWNVVFDNDLVVSQNKAVQNIKEQSSASGESNVNSTNKADNVMAASKLALSYPVGKGKLEGGGEFIYTDRKETYNNVEQIIASTDDHIRENKLAGFLTCYLPLGKIDLEAGLRYEHTVSDYYEKGIWIDGQSRRYDKLFPNASLSFPIGKANFSLDYTMKTRRPSYQELSSNMQYDDVFTYEKGNPLLKPEIIHDITFAGLYKWVYLNFSFQHINDFIVNTIDLQPGEGKPLNILTNVNRSHMNTYTAVLSLSPSIGIWSPRLSLVLMGQNFEMVHYGQMLKLNNPLLMTNWFNSFSISKGYILTADMIGHTSGDNTIATLKPSFQLNLGITKKFKQWTFQFQATDVFRTARNSMFTYGTSMLLDKWNYSDSQAVKLTISYRFNSVNSKYKGTGAGNEEKSHL
- a CDS encoding carboxypeptidase-like regulatory domain-containing protein, with protein sequence MRDFWKPMPVSGKLIRELLLLFLLFGVQQSYAQRITRQYNNVSFSAALKDLNARQHKYTINFVYDELEDFRVTKSIRNQSVPDAIMQLIGFYPIRMTQVEDNIMVECAQKTPTKMIGRIVDTHHRPIDFANVALLNVRDSSLINGGVTNENGQFVIPCGATKAIVRVSCVGYITTSNTYNIGKIGTITLKEATMNLQKVVVKGHRKTFEMTNEGLVTQVKGTPLSEAGTANDVMAQVPSVYGSDGKYRVYGKGEALVYVNGRKLTDEGELDRISSKDIASVTLNNNPGAKYDATVKAVIVIRTNKKQGDGLSGGFTSMARQGHSTSLSEGGNLNWRRGGLDIFGSLYYDLTQRYQHQIDKKTVIKDGDM